One Bacillota bacterium DNA segment encodes these proteins:
- a CDS encoding type I restriction enzyme HsdR N-terminal domain-containing protein, which produces MPDDKCRQQILASIAQLKKTLGEKTPPNERTTCIWVIEPLLEAAGYSRFDWIAEGTDATGNKPDYRVLPYSPHQWLVEAKAWNHTLSDADANQLTSYANTNHIRWAVLTNGQEWRLYDASIFGTVQERLMAQAGLDEPEVLANLLCALRKDAVQSDETERVARRLRMEREMRAQLCDENSPMVHTIAQQLGQRTKVEYTVQEVVQFFHKLIGCGNGPDLRWYPLDELARNARELAMGKKPALVQFPDGREERVSTWKELTIAVLQWFGDRLPPPPQPHTKGSKRCLYHEKPEHGRTPMISPYAISIAGRRLYVEMSVSSAETLAALAYLCECVGESPSGFRIAIGER; this is translated from the coding sequence GTGCCCGACGACAAGTGCCGGCAACAGATACTGGCAAGCATTGCTCAACTGAAAAAAACGCTGGGGGAAAAGACGCCGCCAAATGAGCGCACCACCTGCATCTGGGTTATCGAGCCGCTGCTGGAAGCGGCGGGATACAGCCGTTTCGACTGGATTGCCGAGGGCACCGACGCCACCGGCAACAAACCCGATTACCGCGTGTTGCCTTACAGCCCCCACCAGTGGCTGGTCGAGGCGAAAGCCTGGAACCACACCCTGTCGGACGCGGATGCCAACCAGCTCACCTCCTACGCCAACACGAATCACATCCGCTGGGCGGTGCTGACTAACGGGCAGGAATGGCGGCTGTATGACGCCAGCATCTTCGGCACGGTGCAGGAACGGCTGATGGCGCAGGCGGGGCTGGATGAACCAGAGGTACTGGCGAACCTGCTGTGCGCCCTGCGCAAAGATGCCGTGCAGTCTGACGAGACCGAACGCGTCGCCCGTCGGCTGCGCATGGAGCGGGAGATGAGAGCGCAACTATGTGACGAAAACAGCCCGATGGTCCACACGATAGCCCAACAGTTAGGGCAGCGCACGAAAGTGGAATACACCGTTCAGGAAGTAGTACAGTTTTTTCACAAACTGATCGGGTGCGGCAATGGACCTGACCTGCGATGGTATCCGCTAGATGAACTGGCACGAAACGCGAGGGAGCTGGCGATGGGCAAAAAGCCTGCTCTCGTTCAATTCCCGGATGGTCGCGAGGAACGGGTTTCCACATGGAAGGAATTGACCATAGCCGTGTTGCAGTGGTTCGGCGACCGGCTGCCGCCACCGCCACAGCCGCACACCAAAGGCAGTAAGCGGTGTCTGTATCACGAAAAACCGGAGCACGGGCGTACACCGATGATTAGCCCATATGCAATAAGCATCGCAGGCAGGCGCTTGTATGTAGAGATGAGCGTAAGTTCCGCAGAGACGTTAGCTGCCTTAG